One genomic window of Papaver somniferum cultivar HN1 unplaced genomic scaffold, ASM357369v1 unplaced-scaffold_150, whole genome shotgun sequence includes the following:
- the LOC113335936 gene encoding uncharacterized protein LOC113335936 isoform X2 encodes MGLASALGWDNGIVLAPLGADVTRPQLVAAVANAGGVGFLAGASNNYDMQVKSIKATKKLTTKPFGGVLLEWDQSNSTRTIFDEKLACMQVYRGDYPKEMVDEVHKNGVQIVHQVGSVAEAEKAIAAGVDCVMAQGFEAGGHIRGSVSVIALVPRIVDLIGDKKTTVIATRAIADARGFVAALPLGANRIGVGTRFIATPESYANDYYKQQLLHYTEADTDYTDLYSRVSWFAPARVINTPFHQKWKPVPQDVSNNDDQPIIGNGSSSVCRTSGEPDHSWGTRSNGHVCRTRCWTCARNSSYR; translated from the exons ATGGGTTTAGCTAGCGCTCTAGGGTGGGACAACGGAATCGTTTTGGCACCATTGGGAGCTGATGTTACACGACCACAACTTGTTGCAGCTGTAGCCAATGCAGGAGGCGTTGGTTTTTTGGCTGGCGCATCT AATAATTATGATATGCAAGTGAAGTCGATAAAGGCTACGAAGAAGCTCACAACTAAGCCATTCGGAGGTGTTTTGCTGGAATGGGACCAATCCAATAGCACCAGGACCATATTTGACGAAAAGCTCGCATGCATGCAAGTTTACCGGGGAGACTATCCCAAAGAAATGGTGGACGAGGTACATAAAAATGGAGTCCAGATCGTTCACCAGGTAGGTTCAGTTGCCGAAGCAGAAAAAGCAATTGCCGCAGGTGTTGATTGTGTCATGGCACAGGGCTTTGAAGCTGGGGGACATATCAGGGGGAGT GTTAGTGTCATTGCTTTAGTTCCCAGAATTGTTGATCTAATCGGTGATAAGAAAACAACAGTAATTGCTACTAGAGCAATTGCAGATGCTCGTGGTTTTGTTGCTGCCTTACCACTGGGAGCTAACAGAATCGGTGTGGGAACAAG GTTCATAGCTACACCTGAATCATATGCAAATGACTACTACAAGCAACAACTGCTGCATTATACTGAAGCTGATACAGATTACACAGACCTATACAGTCGTGTCAGCTGGTTCGCACCTGCTCGTGTTATTAACACACCTTTCCATCAGAAATGGAAACCAGTACCACAGGATGTCTCAAACAATGATGATCAACCTATCATTG GAAACGGTTCTTCGTCGGTTTGCAGGACAAGTGGCGAACCAGACCACAGCTGGGGAACTAGATCAAATGGTCATGTATGCAGGACAAGGTGTTGGACTTGTGCACGAAATTCTTCCTACCGCTGA
- the LOC113335936 gene encoding uncharacterized protein LOC113335936 isoform X1: MGLASALGWDNGIVLAPLGADVTRPQLVAAVANAGGVGFLAGASNNYDMQVKSIKATKKLTTKPFGGVLLEWDQSNSTRTIFDEKLACMQVYRGDYPKEMVDEVHKNGVQIVHQVGSVAEAEKAIAAGVDCVMAQGFEAGGHIRGSVSVIALVPRIVDLIGDKKTTVIATRAIADARGFVAALPLGANRIGVGTRFIATPESYANDYYKQQLLHYTEADTDYTDLYSRVSWFAPARVINTPFHQKWKPVPQDVSNNDDQPIIGYSIIHENETVLRRFAGQVANQTTAGELDQMVMYAGQGVGLVHEILPTADIIKNFIEGAEKIIKNLGG, encoded by the exons ATGGGTTTAGCTAGCGCTCTAGGGTGGGACAACGGAATCGTTTTGGCACCATTGGGAGCTGATGTTACACGACCACAACTTGTTGCAGCTGTAGCCAATGCAGGAGGCGTTGGTTTTTTGGCTGGCGCATCT AATAATTATGATATGCAAGTGAAGTCGATAAAGGCTACGAAGAAGCTCACAACTAAGCCATTCGGAGGTGTTTTGCTGGAATGGGACCAATCCAATAGCACCAGGACCATATTTGACGAAAAGCTCGCATGCATGCAAGTTTACCGGGGAGACTATCCCAAAGAAATGGTGGACGAGGTACATAAAAATGGAGTCCAGATCGTTCACCAGGTAGGTTCAGTTGCCGAAGCAGAAAAAGCAATTGCCGCAGGTGTTGATTGTGTCATGGCACAGGGCTTTGAAGCTGGGGGACATATCAGGGGGAGT GTTAGTGTCATTGCTTTAGTTCCCAGAATTGTTGATCTAATCGGTGATAAGAAAACAACAGTAATTGCTACTAGAGCAATTGCAGATGCTCGTGGTTTTGTTGCTGCCTTACCACTGGGAGCTAACAGAATCGGTGTGGGAACAAG GTTCATAGCTACACCTGAATCATATGCAAATGACTACTACAAGCAACAACTGCTGCATTATACTGAAGCTGATACAGATTACACAGACCTATACAGTCGTGTCAGCTGGTTCGCACCTGCTCGTGTTATTAACACACCTTTCCATCAGAAATGGAAACCAGTACCACAGGATGTCTCAAACAATGATGATCAACCTATCATTGGTTACTCTATCATTCATGAAAAT GAAACGGTTCTTCGTCGGTTTGCAGGACAAGTGGCGAACCAGACCACAGCTGGGGAACTAGATCAAATGGTCATGTATGCAGGACAAGGTGTTGGACTTGTGCACGAAATTCTTCCTACCGCTGACATCATTAAGAATTTCATCGAGGGTGCTGAAAAGATCATCAAGAACCTTGGTGGCTAA
- the LOC113335966 gene encoding NDR1/HIN1-like protein 13, with amino-acid sequence MEERVPSFPDIQKQEEEEHQQQPQQGRQPQVSPFSPSPSPSPQQRHHQILSPSPIPSPSPSPQQLLPPPPGQAAFPITTGSGRTYIVQVPKTQIYRVPPPENALIIERHLKPENQENPRCSFLFWFFIIIGIILVVLGAIVAVIYFTVRPQEPIYLVDKVVVQNQDSSPHRPQYHITLRSRNPNERMGISYQDGGSATLSYKQSQIAKGNPPSLYQDNKETKNIRIDLKSLHIVLPHEVLKSMKDTTPKANARIALTLTVNVPVTMKIAFIRSWDLDMVITCNFRVSSLEKNIRVISQECDTKL; translated from the coding sequence ATGGAGGAGAGGGTCCCCTCTTTCCCTGATATtcagaaacaagaagaagaagaacatcaacaacaaccGCAACAAGGACGTCAACCACAAGTATCGCCATTTTCACCGTCACCATCACCATCTCCTCAACAACGTCACCACCAAATATTATCACCCTCGCCAAtaccatctccatctccatcaccacaaCAATTACTTCCACCACCACCCGGCCAAGCAGCATTCCCTATCACCACCGGATCAGGACGTACCTACATTGTTCAAGTACCTAAAACTCAGATTTATCGTGTTCCACCACCGGAGAATGCTTTAATTATCGAACGCCACCTTAAACCTGAAAACCAGGAAAATCCACGTTGCTCATTCTTGTTTTGGTTCTTCATTATCATCGGCATTATACTTGTGGTGTTGGGTGCGATTGTTGCCGTTATATATTTCACTGTTAGGCCTCAAGAACCTATATATCTGGTTGATAAAGTGGTCGTTCAAAATCAAGATTCTTCGCCTCATCGTCCTCAATATCACATCACATTAAGAAGTAGGAATCCTAATGAGCGAATGGGTATTTCTTATCAAGATGGAGGAAGTGCAACACTCTCCTACAAACAAAGCCAGATTGCGAAAGGAAATCCTCCAAGTTTGTACCAAGATAACAAAGAAACGAAGAACATTCGAATAGATCTTAAGAGTTTGCATATTGTCTTGCCCCACGAAGTCTTAAAGAGTATGAAAGACACGACACCGAAAGCGAACGCAAGAATTGCTTTAACGTTAACGGTAAATGTCCCGGTGACAATGAAAATCGCGTTTATCAGATCATGGGACCTTGATATGGTTATTACTTGCAATTTTAGGGTAAGTTCTTTGGAGAAAAATATACGTGTAATATCTCAGGAATGTGATACTAAGCTCTAA
- the LOC113336178 gene encoding alcohol-forming fatty acyl-CoA reductase-like, whose amino-acid sequence MELNSIVESLEDKSILVTGATGFLAKLFVEKLLRVQPNLKQLFLLIRASDYAAVTQRFHNEVIGKEVFRVLKKKHGVEFNSFISEKVTPVAGDVTLENLGINDSEMTKKLWSEVDFVANFAATTNFDERYDVAFDINTMGAKHVLEFSKKCVKLKLLLHISTAYVWGEKSGLLLENPLRKGETLNGTTSQKLDSQVEMKLVSQRLKELKAEQLPKKEETIAMKEFGLQRARLFGWPNTYVFTKAMGEMEIGELIESRNDLPVVILRPTIITSTFKEPFPGWIEGVRTIDSIILGAGKGKVKCFLARADVIMDLIPGDMVVNAAIVAMIGHANQPSDDRQQFIYQVGSSARAPLETTRLRNYVYNYFSKNPLISTSSIGKSNEKPIQVSYPFIFPTMASFLTFLYVTHMLPLKGLRLVNAVFCNYFRDNCNDAERKITFITKLVKLYEPYILFKGTFDDLNTERLRIAARGNAAEADTFYFDPKCINWDEYFMNTHIPGLVKYALKY is encoded by the exons ATGGAGTTGAATTCCATCGTTGAATCTCTTGAGGACAAAAGCATTCTTGTTACTGGAGCAACTGGTTTTCTTGCTAAGC TTTTTGTGGAGAAATTGCTAAGAGTTCAGCCTAATTTGAAACAACTCTTTCTTCTCATAAGAGCTTCTGATTATGCAGCGGTTACTCAACGTTTTCACAACGAG GTGATCGGGAAGGAGGTGTTCAGAGTCTTGAAGAAAAAACATGGGGTTGAGTTCAACTCATTCATTTCAGAAAAGGTGACGCCGGTTGCAGGAGATGTCACTTTAGAAAACTTAGGAATAAATGATTCCGAAATGACAAAGAAATTGTGGAGTGAAGTAGATTTTGTCGCGAACTTTGCTGCAACTACCAACTTTGATGAGAG ATATGATGTTGCATTTGATATCAATACTATGGGAGCCAAGCATGTTTTGGAGTTCTCCAAGAAGTGTGTAAAGCTTAAGTTGCTTCTCCACATATCAACAG CATATGTATGGGGAGAGAAATCAGGATTGCTATTAGAGAATCCTCTAAGAAAAGGTGAAACACTGAATGGAACGACTTCGCAGAAGTTGGACAGCCAAGTTGAGATGAAATTGGTCTCTCAAAGGCTGAAAGAACTCAAAGCTGAGCAACTTCCTAAGAAAGAAGAAACAATAGCCATGAAGGAATTTGGCCTTCAAAG GGCAAGGTTGTTTGGATGGCCAAATACGTATGTGTTTACAAAGGCAATGGGGGAGATGGAAATCGGCGAATTGATAGAAAGCCGTAATGATCTTCCAGTGGTTATCCTTAGACCAACCATTATCACCTCTACATTCAAAGAACCATTTCCCGGATGGATTGAAGGCGTCAG GACCATTGACAGCATTATCCTTGGTGCGGGTAAAGGAAAGGTAAAATGCTTTCTGGCAAGGGCCGATGTCATTATGGATTTG ATCCCAGGGGACATGGTGGTGAATGCAGCAATTGTGGCAATGATAGGTCATGCTAATCAACCATCTGATGATCGTCAACAGTTCATATATCAAGTGGGTTCATCTGCAAGAGCACCACTAGAAACCACTAGGCTGAGAAATTACGTGTATAATTATTTTTCGAAGAATCCGTTAATATCAACATCATCCATTGGCAAAAGTAATGAAAAACCTATTCAAGTTTCTTACCCGTTTATCTTCCCAACCATGGCCAGCTTCTTAACGTTCCTCTACGTAACTCACATGCTGCCTTTGAAG GGTTTGCGCTTGGTGAATGCTGTGTTTTGCAATTATTTTCGTGACAATTGTAATGATGCTGAACGGAAGATAACTTTCATAACGAAATTGGTTAAACTCTATGAACCTTACATATTGTTCAAAGGAAC CTTTGATGACTTGAATACCGAGAGGCTAAGAATAGCTGCGAGAGGGAATGCAGCCGAAGCAGATACATTTTATTTTGATCCCAAATGCATCAATTGGGATGAATATTTCATGAATACTCATATCCCTGGTCTTGTCAAATATGCCCTTAAGTACTAA